Proteins encoded in a region of the Dromaius novaehollandiae isolate bDroNov1 chromosome 18, bDroNov1.hap1, whole genome shotgun sequence genome:
- the PRKAR1A gene encoding cAMP-dependent protein kinase type I-alpha regulatory subunit, producing MAASSSSSSEEERSLRECELYVQKHNIQQLLKDCIVQLCTVRPERPMGFLREYFERLEKEETKQLLNQQKSGSRSDSREDEISPPPPMNPVVKGRRRRGAISAEVYTEEDAASYVRKVIPKDYKTMAALAKAIEKNVLFAHLDDNERSDIFDAMFPVTYIAGETVIQQGDEGDNFYVVDQGEMDVYVNNEWATGVGEGGSFGELALIYGTPRAATVKAKTNVKLWGIDRDSYRRILMGSTLRKRKMYEEFLSKVSILESLDKWERLTVADALEPVQFEDGQKIVVQGEPGDEFFIILEGTAAVLQRRSENEEFVEVGRLAPSDYFGEIALLMNRPRAATVVARGLLKCVKLDRPRFERVLGPCSDILKRNIQQYNSFVSLSV from the exons atggcagcttccagcagcagcagcagtgaggaggagCGTAGTCTTCGAGAATGTGAACTCTATGTCCAAAAACACAACATCCAGCAACTTCTGAAGGATTGCATTGTGCAGCTATGTACAGTGCGACCTGAAAGACCCATGGGATTCCTCAGGGAATACTTTGAAAGATTGGAGAAG GAGGAAACAAAACAGTTGTTGAATCAACAGAAGTCTGGTTCACGCTCAGACTCGCGGGAGGATGAaatctctccccctcctcctatGAACCCTGTGGTTAAGGGTCGAAGAAGGCGTGGGGCCATCAGTGCAGAAGTCTATACGGAAGAGGATGCTGCATCTTATGTTAGAAAG GTTATTCCAAAGGATTATAAGACTATGGCTGCTTTGGCAAAAGCTATTGAGAAGAATGTGCTGTTTGCCCATCTTGATGATAATGAAAGAAG TGACATCTTTGATGCAATGTTCCCCGTCACCTACATCGCGGGCGAGACTGTGATACAACAAG gtgaTGAAGGTGATAACTTCTATGTTGTTGATCAAGGAGAAATGGAT GTTTATGTGAACAACGAGTGGGCAACTGGTGTTGGTGAGGGTGGGAGCTTTGGAGAGCTTGCCCTTATATATGGAACTCCCCGAGCTGCAACTGTCAAAGCAAAGACAAATGTGAAGTTGTGGGGCATTGACAGAGATAGCTATAGAAGGATCCTGATG gggAGTactttaagaaagagaaaaatgtatgaGGAATTCCTTAGTAAAGTATCTATACTGG AATCTTTGGACAAGTGGGAGCGTCTCACTGTAGCTGATGCATTGGAACCGGTACAGTTTGAGGATGGGCAAAAGATTGTGGTCCAGGGAGAGCCAGGAGATGAGTTCTTCATTATCTTGGAG GGCACAGCTGCAGTGTTACAGCGTCGATCAGAAAACGAAGAATTTGTTGAAGTGGGCAGACTGGCACCTTCTGATTATTTTG GTGAAATAGCTCTGTTGATGAACCGTCCTCGTGCTGCCACAGTTGTTGCTCGTGGCCTGTTGAAATGCGTAAAGCTCGACCGACCCCGATTTGAACGTGTCCTGGGTCCATGCTCGGATATTCTCAAACGAAACATCCAGCAGTACAACAGTTTTGTATCGCTGTCTGTCTGA
- the FAM20A gene encoding pseudokinase FAM20A isoform X3: protein MPGPRRDRPAVLLLLGALLAADLYFHLWPRARRELAAPRGAPGCPCRRRGPPAPPPRARAASALRRLFAHPLYRAAAPRGPAEPLLAAREALRYYRRKATRWNRRRRLSREGLNATAPAVPQLRPDAGWLQFHLGISRDGLYPRASAAVGRLLRDMQALSTVSADYSQDEKALLGACDCAQIVKPSGVHLKLVLRLQDFGKAMFKPMRQKREEETPEDFFYFVDFQRHNAEIAAFHLDRILDFRRVPPTVGRLINVTKEILEVTKNEILQSVFFVSPASNVCFFAKCPYMCKTEYAVCGNPHLLEGSLSAFLPSLNLAPRLSIPNPWIRSYSFDGKEEWEVNPLYCNTVREIYPYSNSNRLLNIVDMAIFDFLIGNMDRHHYEMFTKFGDDGFLLHLDNARGFGRHSHDETSILAPLSQCCIIKKTTLLRLQLLAQPEYRLSDVMRESLLQDLLAPVLTEPHLLALDRRLQLILKAVRKCIDTYGEGKVVANDTTQPEAPASDRVKPTS, encoded by the exons atgccggggccgcgccgggaccGGCccgcggtgctgctgctgctcggggcgCTGCTGGCCGCCGACCTCTACTTCCACCTCTGgccgcgggcgcggcgggagctggcggcgccccgcggggccccgggctgcccctgccgccgccgcggcccccccgcgccgccgccccgcgcccgcgccgcctccgcgctgCGGCGCCTCTTCGCCCACCCGCTCtaccgcgccgcggccccgcggggccccgccgagCCGCTGCTGGCCGCCCGCGAAGCCCTGCGCTACTACCGCCGCAAGGCGACCCGCTGGAACAG GAGGCGCAGGCTCTCCCGCGAGGGGCTCAACGCGACGGCCCCGGCGGTGCCGCAGCTCCGGCCGGACGCCGGCTGGCTCCAGTTCCACCTGGGCATCAGCCGCGACGGGCTCTACCCCCGGGCCAGCGCCGCCGTCGGCCGGCTCCTGCGGGACATGCAGGCGCTGAGCACCGTCAGCGCGG ACTACAGCCAGGACGAGAAGGCTCTGCTGGGCGCCTGCGACTGCGCCCAGA TCGTGAAGCCCAGCGGCGTCCACCTGAAGCTGGTCCTCAGGCTCCAGGACTTCGGCAAAGCCATGTTCAAGCCCATGAG GCAGAAGCGCGAGGAGGAGACTCCCGAGGACTTCTTCTACTTCGTGGACTTCCAGAGGCACAACGCGGAGATAGCCGCCTTCCACCTGGACAG GATCCTGGATTTCCGGCGGGTCCCCCCCACCGTCGGAAGGTTGATCAACGTCACCAAGGAGATCCTGGAGGTCACCAAGAACGAAATCCTGCAGAGCGTCTTCTTTGTCTCCCCAG CCAGCAACGTGTGCTTCTTCGCCAAGTGCCCGTACATGTGCAAGACCGAGTACGCGGTGTGCGGGAACCCTCACCTCCTGGAAGGATCCCTCTCCGCCTTCCTGCCGTCCCTCAACCTGGCGCCGCGACTCTCCATCCCAAACCCGTGGATCCGGTCCTACTCGTTTGATGGAAAAGAGGA gtGGGAAGTGAACCCGCTCTACTGCAACACCGTGAGGGAGATCTACCCCTACAGCAACAGCAACCGGCTGCTCAACATCGTCGACATGGCCATCTTTGACTTCCTAATAG GGAACATGGACCGTCACCACTATGAAATGTTCACCAAGTTCGGGGACGACGGCTTCCTCTTACATCTGGACAACGCCAGAGG ATTCGGGCGACATTCCCATGACGAAACCTCCATCCTGGCGCCGCTCTCCCAGTGTTGCAT AATAAAGAAGACAACATTATTACGGCTCCAGCTCCTGGCTCAGCCCGAATACCGGCTCAGCGACGTCATGAGGGAATCCCTCCTGCAGGACCTCCTGGCACCCGTCCTCACTGAGCCCCATCTCTTGGCTTTGGACAGACGGTTACAGCTTATTCTCAAAGCCGTGAGGAAATGCATAGACACGTATGGAGAAGGCAAGGTGGTGGCCAACGACACCACGCAGCCTGAGGCTCCCGCATCCGACAGAGTGAAGCCGACCAGTTAA
- the FAM20A gene encoding pseudokinase FAM20A isoform X1: MLTLQAAPSLPVGGDGKAEADVAGSWQLPSPPVQTLLRPHTSPLAFPRFLCQKVPAKGQRSSQPAALAGGTGLPARRAGSGPRRAGSSLAASPESRGGKRRTFDETLPFRRARIPPGRVLTPLSCRRRRLSREGLNATAPAVPQLRPDAGWLQFHLGISRDGLYPRASAAVGRLLRDMQALSTVSADYSQDEKALLGACDCAQIVKPSGVHLKLVLRLQDFGKAMFKPMRQKREEETPEDFFYFVDFQRHNAEIAAFHLDRILDFRRVPPTVGRLINVTKEILEVTKNEILQSVFFVSPASNVCFFAKCPYMCKTEYAVCGNPHLLEGSLSAFLPSLNLAPRLSIPNPWIRSYSFDGKEEWEVNPLYCNTVREIYPYSNSNRLLNIVDMAIFDFLIGNMDRHHYEMFTKFGDDGFLLHLDNARGFGRHSHDETSILAPLSQCCIIKKTTLLRLQLLAQPEYRLSDVMRESLLQDLLAPVLTEPHLLALDRRLQLILKAVRKCIDTYGEGKVVANDTTQPEAPASDRVKPTS, encoded by the exons ATGCTCACGCTCCAGGCGGCTCCTTCCCTCCCCGTCGGTGGGGATGGAAAAGCAGAGGCCGACGTGGCCGGATCCTGGCAGCTCCCCAGCCCACCTGTGCAAACGCTCCTCCGCCCACACACCTCCCCGCTGGCTTTTCCCCGTTTCTTATGCCAAAAAGTGCCGGCGAAGGGGCAGCGGAGCAGCCAGCCAGCCGCGCTCGCTGGTGGGACCGGGCTCCCTGCACGTCGGGCTGGATCCGGCCCACGTCGTGCCGGCTCCTCGCTGGCTGCATCCCCCGAAAGCAGGGGGGGGAAGAGACGGACCTTTGACGAGACGCTGCCGTTTCGCAGGGCCCGGATCCCGCCGGGCCGCGTCCTCACGCCGCTCTCTTGCAGGAGGCGCAGGCTCTCCCGCGAGGGGCTCAACGCGACGGCCCCGGCGGTGCCGCAGCTCCGGCCGGACGCCGGCTGGCTCCAGTTCCACCTGGGCATCAGCCGCGACGGGCTCTACCCCCGGGCCAGCGCCGCCGTCGGCCGGCTCCTGCGGGACATGCAGGCGCTGAGCACCGTCAGCGCGG ACTACAGCCAGGACGAGAAGGCTCTGCTGGGCGCCTGCGACTGCGCCCAGA TCGTGAAGCCCAGCGGCGTCCACCTGAAGCTGGTCCTCAGGCTCCAGGACTTCGGCAAAGCCATGTTCAAGCCCATGAG GCAGAAGCGCGAGGAGGAGACTCCCGAGGACTTCTTCTACTTCGTGGACTTCCAGAGGCACAACGCGGAGATAGCCGCCTTCCACCTGGACAG GATCCTGGATTTCCGGCGGGTCCCCCCCACCGTCGGAAGGTTGATCAACGTCACCAAGGAGATCCTGGAGGTCACCAAGAACGAAATCCTGCAGAGCGTCTTCTTTGTCTCCCCAG CCAGCAACGTGTGCTTCTTCGCCAAGTGCCCGTACATGTGCAAGACCGAGTACGCGGTGTGCGGGAACCCTCACCTCCTGGAAGGATCCCTCTCCGCCTTCCTGCCGTCCCTCAACCTGGCGCCGCGACTCTCCATCCCAAACCCGTGGATCCGGTCCTACTCGTTTGATGGAAAAGAGGA gtGGGAAGTGAACCCGCTCTACTGCAACACCGTGAGGGAGATCTACCCCTACAGCAACAGCAACCGGCTGCTCAACATCGTCGACATGGCCATCTTTGACTTCCTAATAG GGAACATGGACCGTCACCACTATGAAATGTTCACCAAGTTCGGGGACGACGGCTTCCTCTTACATCTGGACAACGCCAGAGG ATTCGGGCGACATTCCCATGACGAAACCTCCATCCTGGCGCCGCTCTCCCAGTGTTGCAT AATAAAGAAGACAACATTATTACGGCTCCAGCTCCTGGCTCAGCCCGAATACCGGCTCAGCGACGTCATGAGGGAATCCCTCCTGCAGGACCTCCTGGCACCCGTCCTCACTGAGCCCCATCTCTTGGCTTTGGACAGACGGTTACAGCTTATTCTCAAAGCCGTGAGGAAATGCATAGACACGTATGGAGAAGGCAAGGTGGTGGCCAACGACACCACGCAGCCTGAGGCTCCCGCATCCGACAGAGTGAAGCCGACCAGTTAA
- the FAM20A gene encoding pseudokinase FAM20A isoform X2 produces the protein MLTLQAAPSLPVGGDGKAEADVAGSWQLPSPPVQTLLRPHTSPLAFPRFLCQKVPAKGQRSSQPAALAGGTGLPARRAGSGPRRAGSSLAASPESRGGKRRTFDETLPFRRARIPPGRVLTPLSCRRRRLSREGLNATAPAVPQLRPDAGWLQFHLGISRDGLYPRASAAVGRLLRDMQALSTVSADYSQDEKALLGACDCAQIVKPSGVHLKLVLRLQDFGKAMFKPMRQKREEETPEDFFYFVDFQRHNAEIAAFHLDRILDFRRVPPTVGRLINVTKEILEVTKNEILQSVFFVSPASNVCFFAKCPYMCKTEYAVCGNPHLLEGSLSAFLPSLNLAPRLSIPNPWIRSYSFDGKEEWEVNPLYCNTVREIYPYSNSNRLLNIVDMAIFDFLIGNMDRHHYEMFTKFGDDGFLLHLDNARGFGRHSHDETSILAPLSQCCIPGAAVCCIKSFQKCLLASPSRSTRGALRPICLSASDRELRSLHPKAWENFDAVNQVSSSHGIKEKLMNFTI, from the exons ATGCTCACGCTCCAGGCGGCTCCTTCCCTCCCCGTCGGTGGGGATGGAAAAGCAGAGGCCGACGTGGCCGGATCCTGGCAGCTCCCCAGCCCACCTGTGCAAACGCTCCTCCGCCCACACACCTCCCCGCTGGCTTTTCCCCGTTTCTTATGCCAAAAAGTGCCGGCGAAGGGGCAGCGGAGCAGCCAGCCAGCCGCGCTCGCTGGTGGGACCGGGCTCCCTGCACGTCGGGCTGGATCCGGCCCACGTCGTGCCGGCTCCTCGCTGGCTGCATCCCCCGAAAGCAGGGGGGGGAAGAGACGGACCTTTGACGAGACGCTGCCGTTTCGCAGGGCCCGGATCCCGCCGGGCCGCGTCCTCACGCCGCTCTCTTGCAGGAGGCGCAGGCTCTCCCGCGAGGGGCTCAACGCGACGGCCCCGGCGGTGCCGCAGCTCCGGCCGGACGCCGGCTGGCTCCAGTTCCACCTGGGCATCAGCCGCGACGGGCTCTACCCCCGGGCCAGCGCCGCCGTCGGCCGGCTCCTGCGGGACATGCAGGCGCTGAGCACCGTCAGCGCGG ACTACAGCCAGGACGAGAAGGCTCTGCTGGGCGCCTGCGACTGCGCCCAGA TCGTGAAGCCCAGCGGCGTCCACCTGAAGCTGGTCCTCAGGCTCCAGGACTTCGGCAAAGCCATGTTCAAGCCCATGAG GCAGAAGCGCGAGGAGGAGACTCCCGAGGACTTCTTCTACTTCGTGGACTTCCAGAGGCACAACGCGGAGATAGCCGCCTTCCACCTGGACAG GATCCTGGATTTCCGGCGGGTCCCCCCCACCGTCGGAAGGTTGATCAACGTCACCAAGGAGATCCTGGAGGTCACCAAGAACGAAATCCTGCAGAGCGTCTTCTTTGTCTCCCCAG CCAGCAACGTGTGCTTCTTCGCCAAGTGCCCGTACATGTGCAAGACCGAGTACGCGGTGTGCGGGAACCCTCACCTCCTGGAAGGATCCCTCTCCGCCTTCCTGCCGTCCCTCAACCTGGCGCCGCGACTCTCCATCCCAAACCCGTGGATCCGGTCCTACTCGTTTGATGGAAAAGAGGA gtGGGAAGTGAACCCGCTCTACTGCAACACCGTGAGGGAGATCTACCCCTACAGCAACAGCAACCGGCTGCTCAACATCGTCGACATGGCCATCTTTGACTTCCTAATAG GGAACATGGACCGTCACCACTATGAAATGTTCACCAAGTTCGGGGACGACGGCTTCCTCTTACATCTGGACAACGCCAGAGG ATTCGGGCGACATTCCCATGACGAAACCTCCATCCTGGCGCCGCTCTCCCAGTGTTGCAT ACCAGGAGCCGCTGTCTGTTGCATCAAATCCTTCCAGAAGTGTCTCTTAGCATCTCCCAGCCGGTCAACGCGAGGTGCTCTCAGACCCATCTGTCTGAGCGCGTCGGACAGGGAGCTCAGAAGTCTCCATCCAAAAGCCTGGGAGAACTTTGATGCAGTTAATCAGGTTTCTTCCTCTCATGGCATTAAGGAGAAGCTCATGAATTTTACTATTTGA